Proteins encoded within one genomic window of Nonomuraea gerenzanensis:
- the secG gene encoding preprotein translocase subunit SecG, whose amino-acid sequence MEIGISIALILASLLMILLVLLHKGKGGGLSDMFGGGFSSNFGGSSVVERNLDRLTVITGTIWFVCIIALGLLMRP is encoded by the coding sequence GTGGAAATCGGAATCTCCATCGCCCTCATCCTGGCGAGCCTTCTCATGATCCTGCTCGTCCTGCTCCACAAGGGCAAGGGTGGTGGCCTGTCTGACATGTTCGGCGGCGGTTTCTCGTCGAACTTCGGTGGTTCCTCGGTGGTGGAGCGCAACCTCGACCGGCTGACCGTGATCACGGGCACGATCTGGTTCGTCTGCATCATCGCTCTCGGCCTGCTCATGAGGCCCTGA
- a CDS encoding NAD(P)/FAD-dependent oxidoreductase, translating into MSVRVPLSSEYVNGDVSFWYRSAGLPAPGPRLDGDLQADVAIVGAGYTGLWTAYYLKRARPSMNVVLLEQEFAGFGASGRNGGWLTGDLAGSHERYGAGARRLQREMYASIDEVIQVCRTESIDCDLVKGGVLNVARTPAQAARLRQSVSSARAWGIEEADLRLVDPADHVRVAGALEGFWSPHCARIQPAKLAQGLARAVRELGVPIYERTPVTEISPHRAVTPYGTVSAGHVIRATEGFTARLPSLRRQWLPMNSSMIVTEPLPASFWDEVGWQGAELLGDMAHYYMYAQRTADDRIAFGGRGRPYLYGSRVDARGHTHEWTVEALWRLLTEFFPAARSSSIAHAWSGVLGVPRDWCSTVHVDRATGLGWAGGYTGHGVTTTNLAGRTLRDLILGEETELTSLPWVGRRVRSWEPEPLRWLGVHTMYRLYRVADHRERTMPRTSVLARFADLITGH; encoded by the coding sequence ATGAGCGTGCGTGTTCCTTTGTCGTCCGAGTACGTGAACGGCGACGTGTCCTTCTGGTACCGGTCCGCCGGACTGCCCGCCCCCGGCCCCAGGCTCGACGGCGACCTCCAGGCCGACGTGGCCATCGTCGGCGCCGGCTACACGGGCCTGTGGACCGCGTACTACCTCAAGCGCGCCCGCCCGTCCATGAACGTGGTGCTGCTGGAGCAGGAGTTCGCCGGGTTCGGCGCGTCGGGGCGCAACGGCGGCTGGCTGACCGGCGACCTGGCGGGCTCGCACGAGCGCTACGGCGCGGGCGCCAGGCGGCTGCAGCGCGAGATGTACGCCTCGATCGACGAGGTGATCCAGGTCTGCCGGACGGAGTCCATCGACTGCGACCTGGTCAAGGGCGGCGTGCTGAACGTGGCACGCACCCCGGCCCAGGCCGCCCGGCTGCGCCAGAGCGTGTCCTCCGCCCGCGCCTGGGGCATCGAGGAGGCCGATCTGCGCCTGGTGGACCCCGCGGACCACGTACGCGTCGCCGGAGCCCTGGAGGGCTTCTGGAGCCCCCACTGCGCGCGCATCCAGCCGGCGAAGCTGGCCCAGGGGCTGGCCAGGGCCGTACGCGAACTGGGCGTGCCCATCTACGAGCGCACCCCGGTGACCGAGATCTCCCCGCACCGCGCCGTCACCCCGTACGGCACGGTCTCGGCCGGCCACGTGATCCGGGCGACGGAGGGCTTCACGGCCCGCCTGCCGAGCCTGCGCCGCCAGTGGCTGCCGATGAACAGCTCCATGATCGTCACCGAGCCCCTCCCCGCGTCGTTCTGGGACGAGGTCGGCTGGCAGGGCGCCGAGCTGCTCGGCGACATGGCGCACTACTACATGTACGCCCAGCGCACCGCCGACGACCGCATCGCCTTCGGCGGGCGCGGCCGGCCCTACCTGTACGGCTCGCGCGTGGACGCCCGCGGCCACACCCACGAGTGGACGGTCGAGGCCCTGTGGCGGCTGCTGACCGAGTTCTTCCCCGCTGCGCGCTCCTCCTCGATCGCGCACGCCTGGTCCGGCGTGCTCGGCGTGCCGCGCGACTGGTGCTCCACCGTGCACGTGGACCGGGCCACGGGCCTCGGCTGGGCGGGCGGCTACACCGGACACGGCGTGACCACCACCAATCTGGCCGGCCGCACGCTACGTGACCTGATACTGGGCGAGGAGACGGAGCTGACGTCGCTGCCGTGGGTGGGCCGCCGGGTGCGCTCCTGGGAGCCGGAGCCGCTGCGGTGGCTGGGCGTGCACACGATGTACCGCCTGTACCGGGTGGCCGACCACCGGGAGCGGACGATGCCGCGCACCTCGGTGCTGGCCCGCTTCGCCGACCTGATCACCGGACACTAG
- a CDS encoding amidohydrolase → MDILFRGGRVFTPQGVAATAVLVRDGVIAAVGPERELARQPHETVDLDGALLTPGFTDAHLHPVQAGLERAKCDLSEIFGLDAYLEKIADYAANNLDKEWIDGGGWDMSAFPGGLPHREQIDFLDRPVYLIQRDHHAAWVNTAALARAGITRDTPDPADGRIERDAAGEPTGVLHEGAMDLVGLLTPRPTAQDLQDALADAERHLFSLGITGWQDAIVGSYAGSDDQLPTYVEAARSGRLRARVVGALWWDRTRGAEQVEDLLARRASAEGLTRFRAGSVKIMQDGITENFTAATLEPYCLCGGTGLSYVDPAKLKEYVAELDRHGFQVHFHAIGERAVREALDSFEGTDPANRHHIAHLQIIEPSDVPRFAALGVTANLQPLWATHHAQMDELTLPYLGEPRSSWQYPFADLLAHGTRFCAGSDWPVSNADPLQGMHVAVNRTEPGGSVHAGYPTAQTPFLPGQRIDLATAMTAYTAGSAWINRSPAGIIEPGRPADLVVLDRDPFELPPAEIWTTRVRMTFVDGEPVFERR, encoded by the coding sequence ATGGACATCCTCTTCCGAGGCGGGCGCGTCTTCACCCCGCAGGGCGTGGCGGCGACGGCCGTGCTGGTGCGCGACGGCGTCATCGCCGCCGTCGGCCCGGAGCGGGAGCTGGCGCGGCAGCCGCACGAGACGGTGGATCTGGACGGCGCTCTGCTGACGCCCGGTTTCACCGACGCGCACCTGCATCCGGTTCAGGCCGGGCTCGAACGCGCCAAGTGCGATTTGTCAGAGATATTCGGACTTGACGCTTACCTGGAAAAGATCGCCGACTATGCCGCAAACAATCTTGATAAAGAGTGGATCGACGGCGGCGGCTGGGACATGTCAGCATTCCCGGGTGGCCTTCCGCATCGCGAACAGATCGACTTCCTCGACCGTCCCGTCTATCTGATCCAGCGCGACCACCACGCCGCCTGGGTCAACACCGCCGCTCTCGCCAGGGCCGGCATCACCCGCGACACCCCCGACCCGGCCGACGGCCGCATCGAGCGCGACGCCGCGGGCGAGCCCACCGGGGTCCTGCACGAGGGCGCCATGGACCTCGTCGGCCTGCTGACCCCCCGCCCGACCGCCCAGGACCTCCAGGACGCGCTGGCGGACGCGGAGCGGCACCTGTTCTCGCTGGGCATCACGGGCTGGCAGGACGCCATCGTGGGCTCCTACGCGGGCTCCGACGACCAGCTCCCCACCTACGTGGAGGCGGCCCGCTCCGGGCGGCTGCGGGCCCGCGTGGTGGGCGCGCTGTGGTGGGACCGCACGCGCGGCGCCGAGCAGGTCGAGGACCTGCTGGCCCGCCGGGCCTCCGCCGAGGGGCTCACCCGGTTCCGCGCCGGCTCGGTCAAGATCATGCAGGACGGCATCACGGAGAACTTCACGGCCGCGACGCTGGAGCCGTACTGCCTGTGCGGCGGCACCGGGCTGTCGTACGTGGACCCGGCCAAGCTCAAGGAGTACGTCGCCGAGCTGGACCGGCACGGCTTCCAGGTGCACTTCCACGCCATCGGCGAGCGCGCGGTGCGCGAGGCGCTCGACAGCTTCGAGGGCACGGACCCGGCCAACCGGCACCACATCGCCCACCTGCAGATCATCGAGCCGTCCGACGTGCCGCGCTTCGCCGCGCTCGGCGTCACGGCCAACCTGCAGCCGCTGTGGGCCACGCACCACGCCCAGATGGACGAGCTGACGCTGCCCTACCTCGGCGAGCCGCGCTCGTCATGGCAGTACCCGTTCGCCGACCTGCTGGCGCACGGCACCCGGTTCTGCGCGGGCAGCGACTGGCCCGTCTCGAACGCCGACCCGCTGCAGGGCATGCACGTGGCCGTCAACCGCACCGAGCCGGGCGGCTCGGTGCACGCCGGCTACCCGACCGCGCAGACGCCGTTCCTGCCCGGCCAGCGCATCGACCTGGCCACCGCGATGACCGCGTACACGGCGGGGTCGGCCTGGATCAACCGCTCACCCGCCGGCATCATCGAGCCGGGCCGCCCGGCCGACCTGGTGGTGCTCGACCGCGACCCGTTCGAGCTGCCGCCGGCCGAGATCTGGACCACGCGGGTGCGGATGACGTTCGTGGACGGCGAGCCCGTCTTCGAGCGGCGCTGA
- the tpiA gene encoding triose-phosphate isomerase produces MTQRKPLIAGNWKMNLNHFEAIKLVQKLAFALNDKDFDKVEVAVLPPFTDLRSVQTLVDGDKLRIVYGAQDLSQHDAGAYTGEVSGAMLAKLGCTYVTIGHSERRQYHGEDEDLINAKVQAAYRHSLAPILCVGEQLAVRQAGGHIAHCLAQLDGALRKISAEQAKSIVVAYEPVWAIGTGEVATPEDAQEACGALRVRLAELYDAEVASGVRILYGGSVKSGNIKGIMAQPDVDGALVGGASIDADEFAKICRFSDMPG; encoded by the coding sequence TTGACCCAGCGCAAGCCGCTCATCGCCGGCAACTGGAAGATGAACCTCAACCACTTCGAGGCCATCAAGCTGGTCCAGAAGCTGGCCTTCGCGCTCAACGACAAGGACTTCGACAAGGTCGAGGTCGCCGTCCTGCCGCCCTTCACCGACCTGCGCAGCGTCCAGACCCTGGTCGACGGCGACAAGCTCAGGATCGTCTACGGCGCCCAGGACCTGTCCCAGCACGACGCCGGCGCCTACACCGGTGAGGTGTCGGGCGCCATGCTGGCCAAGCTGGGCTGCACGTACGTGACGATCGGGCACTCCGAGCGCCGGCAGTACCACGGCGAGGACGAGGACCTGATCAACGCCAAGGTGCAGGCCGCCTACCGGCACTCGCTGGCGCCCATCCTGTGCGTGGGCGAGCAGCTCGCGGTGCGTCAAGCGGGGGGCCACATCGCGCACTGTCTCGCCCAACTCGACGGCGCGCTGCGCAAAATCAGCGCCGAGCAGGCAAAATCGATAGTGGTGGCCTACGAGCCGGTGTGGGCGATCGGCACCGGCGAGGTGGCCACCCCGGAGGACGCCCAGGAGGCGTGTGGAGCGTTGCGGGTGAGACTCGCTGAGCTCTACGACGCCGAAGTGGCCTCTGGGGTCCGTATCCTTTACGGTGGCTCGGTCAAGTCAGGCAATATCAAGGGGATCATGGCTCAGCCGGATGTCGATGGCGCCCTCGTGGGAGGCGCCAGCATCGACGCCGATGAGTTCGCGAAGATCTGTCGATTCTCCGATATGCCCGGCTAA
- a CDS encoding GNAT family N-acetyltransferase gives MGFLRIRTTVDERPGRLASLAAALAHRGGNILGLSVQSDTDGTVDEFVADIPAHPETVREALEAAGGRNVTVVPATAHELTDEPTRALLLASRLRTMPWRLPELLAELLRADDARWVYGEAVSDLPDPTQLVVPVAPRRAVRLRRAELPFTLTEAARAASFARLAQPAAEQSGTADRAVKLADGAEVTVRPLTSIYREAVRDLHDRCSPESRRFRYFTSMPALPPRTFDKLCDRNRGCSLVAGHDGQVVGMANLMFTNDPGTAEMAFLVEDRWQGRGLGTAMARMLVRAARDLGYAEVRATMLSDNARMRRLLLALGATLGYSEDPGVIEARLPVGTMVSA, from the coding sequence ATGGGATTCTTGCGCATCCGCACGACGGTGGACGAGCGACCCGGCCGGCTGGCCTCCCTGGCAGCGGCCCTGGCCCACAGGGGCGGGAACATCCTCGGCCTGAGCGTACAGTCCGACACCGACGGCACCGTCGACGAGTTCGTCGCCGACATCCCGGCCCACCCCGAGACCGTGCGCGAGGCCCTCGAAGCAGCCGGGGGCCGCAACGTCACGGTGGTGCCCGCCACCGCCCACGAGCTGACCGACGAGCCCACCAGGGCGCTGCTGCTGGCCTCCAGGCTGCGCACGATGCCCTGGCGGCTGCCCGAGCTGCTCGCCGAGCTGCTGCGCGCGGACGACGCGCGCTGGGTCTATGGTGAGGCCGTGAGTGATCTTCCCGACCCCACCCAGCTCGTCGTGCCGGTCGCGCCGCGCAGGGCGGTCCGGCTGCGCCGCGCAGAGCTGCCGTTCACGCTGACCGAGGCGGCCAGGGCCGCCTCCTTCGCCCGGCTCGCCCAGCCCGCGGCCGAGCAGAGCGGCACCGCGGACCGGGCGGTCAAGCTCGCCGACGGGGCCGAGGTCACCGTCCGCCCGCTCACCTCGATCTACCGCGAGGCCGTGCGCGACCTGCACGACAGGTGCTCGCCTGAGTCGCGCAGGTTCCGCTACTTCACCTCGATGCCGGCGCTGCCGCCGCGCACGTTCGACAAGCTCTGCGACAGGAACAGGGGATGCTCGCTGGTCGCCGGGCACGACGGGCAGGTCGTCGGCATGGCCAACCTGATGTTCACCAACGACCCCGGCACCGCCGAGATGGCCTTCCTGGTCGAGGACCGCTGGCAGGGGCGCGGTCTGGGCACGGCAATGGCCAGGATGCTGGTGCGGGCGGCCCGCGACCTCGGGTACGCCGAGGTCAGGGCCACCATGCTGAGTGACAACGCGCGCATGCGCCGGCTGCTGCTCGCGCTGGGCGCCACGCTCGGCTACAGCGAGGACCCGGGCGTGATCGAGGCCAGGCTGCCGGTCGGCACGATGGTGTCAGCCTAG
- a CDS encoding RICIN domain-containing protein — translation MRLCTTARAAASCAVTAIALTTLSAPPAAADTRPWYGGDVVEIQTHADKCFDVAGISAEDRTPIIQYGCDDETHQRFRLRRLPDGSVAIQTFAGKCLDVEHGSSADGARLVQFRCHAEPNQRFRFTPTSRGRFIIRTAAGKCLDVRDGSLGDQAPIVAYSCHGNVNQSFYLVPVRPWSGM, via the coding sequence ATGAGGTTGTGCACCACTGCTCGCGCCGCCGCGAGCTGCGCCGTCACGGCGATCGCCCTCACCACGCTCTCCGCACCGCCCGCGGCGGCGGACACGCGCCCCTGGTACGGCGGCGACGTCGTGGAGATCCAGACCCACGCCGACAAGTGCTTCGACGTCGCGGGCATCAGCGCCGAGGACCGGACCCCGATCATCCAGTACGGCTGCGACGACGAGACCCACCAGCGCTTCCGGCTGCGCCGGCTGCCCGACGGCTCGGTGGCCATCCAGACCTTCGCCGGCAAGTGCCTCGACGTCGAGCACGGCAGCTCCGCCGACGGCGCGCGGCTCGTCCAGTTCCGCTGCCACGCCGAGCCCAACCAGCGCTTCCGGTTCACGCCGACCAGCCGCGGCCGGTTCATCATCCGCACCGCCGCCGGCAAGTGCCTGGACGTGCGCGACGGCAGCCTCGGCGACCAGGCCCCCATCGTCGCCTACAGCTGCCACGGCAACGTGAACCAGAGCTTCTACCTCGTTCCCGTCCGGCCGTGGTCCGGCATGTGA
- a CDS encoding RNA polymerase-binding protein RbpA — MGSGNAIRGSRVGAGPMGEAERGEAAPRVRVSFWCANMHETRPSFASDAAVPETWDCPRCGLPAGQDESAPPAPPKNEPYKTHLAYVKERRSDKDGKAILEEALERLRNNKSPW, encoded by the coding sequence GTGGGTAGTGGCAACGCGATCCGTGGCAGCCGAGTCGGCGCCGGCCCGATGGGGGAGGCCGAGCGCGGCGAGGCGGCTCCGAGAGTGCGGGTCTCGTTCTGGTGCGCCAACATGCACGAGACGCGCCCCAGTTTCGCCAGTGACGCGGCGGTCCCCGAGACGTGGGACTGTCCCCGTTGCGGCCTCCCTGCCGGACAGGACGAGTCGGCGCCGCCTGCCCCGCCGAAGAACGAGCCGTACAAGACGCACCTGGCTTACGTGAAGGAGCGCAGGAGCGACAAGGACGGCAAGGCGATCCTCGAGGAGGCACTGGAGCGCCTGCGCAACAACAAGTCCCCCTGGTAG
- a CDS encoding glycosyltransferase, producing MSNAPARRRLQARHGAPAAAPVSVDIVIPVLNEERALPGCVRTLAAYLGGFPLPWRITIVDNGSTDGTWRAAAALAAELEQVHARRLDIRGRGAALRAAWQDSPADIVAYMDVDLSTDLDALFPLVASVASGHSEIAIGTRLAPGARTRRSLRREVVSRGYNALLRHGFGVRFSDAQCGFKAARTDVVRPLLGKVEDDAWFFDTELLLLAEHNGLRVHEVPVDWIEDTDSRVRVVRTAIDDLKGLARVAWAISRGRAGVEVARPEPAPWHPDAMVARPREATFVSFAVVSGVSCALYALVYLSLREIWSPAATNLGAVALTFLVSGAVPRRWTVARLRRAAVRVRSAARFSMVYALTTAAALAVPAAAGRAVEVGAVLAAYGPLALSRWIAGSRRTRQRSWTPRRRRRSVRRHLMAPHRRCPRSPV from the coding sequence GTGAGCAACGCGCCGGCCCGCCGGCGGCTGCAGGCGCGGCACGGTGCGCCTGCAGCCGCGCCGGTCAGCGTGGACATCGTCATCCCCGTGCTCAACGAGGAGCGCGCGCTGCCGGGGTGCGTCCGGACGCTGGCCGCCTACCTCGGCGGCTTCCCGCTGCCGTGGCGCATCACGATCGTCGACAACGGCAGCACCGACGGCACCTGGCGGGCCGCCGCCGCGCTGGCCGCCGAGCTGGAGCAGGTGCACGCCCGCCGGCTCGACATCCGCGGCCGGGGCGCGGCGCTGCGGGCGGCCTGGCAGGACAGCCCCGCCGACATCGTGGCCTACATGGACGTGGACCTGTCCACCGACCTCGACGCCCTGTTCCCGCTGGTGGCCTCGGTGGCCAGCGGCCACTCCGAGATCGCCATCGGCACCAGGCTGGCGCCCGGCGCGCGCACGCGCCGCTCGCTGCGCCGCGAGGTCGTATCGCGCGGCTACAACGCCCTGCTCCGGCATGGTTTCGGGGTCAGGTTCAGCGACGCGCAGTGCGGCTTCAAGGCGGCCAGGACGGACGTGGTCAGGCCGCTGCTGGGCAAGGTCGAGGACGACGCCTGGTTCTTCGACACCGAGCTGCTGCTGCTGGCCGAGCACAACGGGCTGCGCGTGCACGAGGTGCCCGTGGACTGGATCGAGGACACCGACTCGCGCGTGCGCGTCGTCAGGACGGCCATCGACGACCTGAAGGGGCTGGCCAGGGTCGCCTGGGCGATCTCCAGGGGGCGCGCGGGGGTGGAGGTGGCGCGGCCCGAGCCGGCGCCCTGGCATCCCGACGCGATGGTCGCCCGGCCGCGCGAGGCCACGTTCGTGTCCTTCGCCGTGGTCAGCGGGGTCTCCTGCGCCCTGTACGCGCTGGTCTACCTGAGCCTGCGCGAGATCTGGTCGCCCGCCGCGACGAACCTCGGCGCCGTCGCCCTGACCTTCCTGGTGAGCGGCGCGGTGCCGCGCCGGTGGACGGTCGCCCGGCTGCGGCGCGCCGCCGTGCGCGTGCGCTCCGCGGCGCGTTTCTCCATGGTGTACGCCCTCACCACGGCCGCCGCGCTGGCGGTGCCGGCAGCCGCCGGCCGGGCGGTGGAGGTGGGGGCGGTGCTGGCCGCGTACGGGCCGCTCGCGCTGTCCCGCTGGATCGCCGGGAGCAGGCGGACCCGGCAGCGCTCCTGGACGCCGCGCCGCCGCCGGCGCTCGGTGCGCCGCCACCTGATGGCACCACACCGCCGCTGCCCGCGCTCACCCGTCTAA